From a single Capsicum annuum cultivar UCD-10X-F1 chromosome 12, UCD10Xv1.1, whole genome shotgun sequence genomic region:
- the LOC107849906 gene encoding uncharacterized protein LOC107849906 isoform X3 encodes MLGSEGKDERRKFANEDEYKQWIKQGNRYGNGFLLSDLRRAETLKDIDLPIGAPPEYHYHFADLWMCYSRQLLSTNGMDLDTFPGEGGGDAWTLDLKALGSTDNDVIQINDLAELAIKEYNEESNFHKYELLKIEKVNLRETAYAEYFMTVKVRNLTLGTVVETFHIHAGQQGTFSKEVFSCLLKGGALPSVTEMKV; translated from the exons ATGTTGGGATCAGAAGGCAAGGATGAAAGGAGGAAGTTCGCGAATGAGGACGAGTATAAGCAGTGGATTAAACAAGGCAATAGATATGGCAACGGGTTTTTACTATCCGACCTGCGAAGAGCTGAGACTTTGAAAGATATAGATCTTCCTATAGGCGCTCCGCCCGAGTATCACTATCATTTTGCAGATTTGTGGATGTGTTACAGTCGTCAACTTTTATCAACCAAT GGTATGGACCTTGATACTTTTCCTGGTGAGGGTGGTGGTGATGCATGGACGTTGGACTTAAAGGCACTCGGTAGTACAGACAATGATGTTATTCAAATCAACGATTTGGCTGAACTTGCTATAAAGGAATACAATGAAGAGTCCAAT TTTCACAAGTACGAGTTGTTGAAGATTGAGAAAGTGAATTTACGCGAGACAGCATACGCTGAATATTTCATGACTGTTAAAGTCAGGAATCTCACTCTTGGTACTGTTGTCGAAACTTTTCATATACATGCTGGACAACAGGGTACTTTTTCTAAAGAAGTATTTTCTTGCCTGCTTAAAGGTGGG GCATTGCCCAGCGTAACGGAGATGAAAGTGTGA
- the LOC107849906 gene encoding uncharacterized protein LOC107849906 isoform X1, translated as MLGSEGKDERRKFANEDEYKQWIKQGNRYGNGFLLSDLRRAETLKDIDLPIGAPPEYHYHFADLWMCYSRQLLSTNGMDLDTFPGEGGGDAWTLDLKALGSTDNDVIQINDLAELAIKEYNEESNFHKYELLKIEKVNLRETAYAEYFMTVKVRNLTLGTVVETFHIHAGQQGTFSKEVFSCLLKGIAQRNGDESVTEWRWNEWHLNSNCRFTLSIRFLNFVVVENISVSVFVSFFYL; from the exons ATGTTGGGATCAGAAGGCAAGGATGAAAGGAGGAAGTTCGCGAATGAGGACGAGTATAAGCAGTGGATTAAACAAGGCAATAGATATGGCAACGGGTTTTTACTATCCGACCTGCGAAGAGCTGAGACTTTGAAAGATATAGATCTTCCTATAGGCGCTCCGCCCGAGTATCACTATCATTTTGCAGATTTGTGGATGTGTTACAGTCGTCAACTTTTATCAACCAAT GGTATGGACCTTGATACTTTTCCTGGTGAGGGTGGTGGTGATGCATGGACGTTGGACTTAAAGGCACTCGGTAGTACAGACAATGATGTTATTCAAATCAACGATTTGGCTGAACTTGCTATAAAGGAATACAATGAAGAGTCCAAT TTTCACAAGTACGAGTTGTTGAAGATTGAGAAAGTGAATTTACGCGAGACAGCATACGCTGAATATTTCATGACTGTTAAAGTCAGGAATCTCACTCTTGGTACTGTTGTCGAAACTTTTCATATACATGCTGGACAACAGGGTACTTTTTCTAAAGAAGTATTTTCTTGCCTGCTTAAAG GCATTGCCCAGCGTAACGGAGATGAAAGTGTGACTGAATGGAGATGGAATGAATGGCACCTGAACTCTAATTGTCGTTTTACTTTATCTATAAGATTTCTAAACTTTGTAGTGGTTGAGAACATTTCAGTATCTGTATTTGTAAGTTTTTTTTACCTTTAA
- the LOC107849966 gene encoding uncharacterized protein LOC107849966, with product MLGSGLSSSGEKRQPPQGGSESEKRQKGECKGGRIKKFANEEDYQQYIKQGNGFARGYLPRNFRKADSLEDIDLPDGAPPEYHYHFADIWAVFLRQIYLTNGMDLDTYPGPTDTCDIWPLDLTSPRGENYVIASKDLADLAIKKYNDESNFYKYELLKIEKANQRQTGYTEFFMTVKVRNVTLATVVETFQIHAAYQGTLSKEVLSCLPKGGALPSPTQMEVSLGMNGGT from the exons ATGTTGGGATCAGGATTATCATCTTCAGGGGAGAAGAGGCAACCACCACAAGGAGGATCCGAGAGCGAGAAGAGGCAAAAGGGGGAATGCAAGGGAGGAAGGATAAAGAAGTTCGCGAATGAGGAGGACTATCAGCAGTATATTAAACAAGGCAATGGATTTGCTCGAGGATATTTACCACGCAACTTTAGAAAAGCTGATTCTCTGGAAGATATAGATCTTCCTGATGGCGCTCCACCCGAGTATCACTATCATTTTGCTGATATCTGGGCAGTTTTCCTTCGTCAAATTTATTTAACCAAT GGTATGGACCTTGATACTTATCCTGGTCCTACTGACACTTGTGATATATGGCCGTTGGACTTAACGTCACCCCGTGGTGAAAACTATGTTATTGCTAGCAAGGATTTGGCTGATCTTGCTATAAAGAAATACAATGATGAGTCCAAT TTTTATAAGTATGAGTTGTTGAAGATTGAGAAAGCGAACCAACGCCAGACAGGATACACTGAATTTTTCATGACTGTTAAAGTCAGGAATGTCACTCTTGCTACTGTTGTCGAAACTTTTCAAATACATGCTGCATACCAGGgtactctttctaaagaagtcctTTCTTGCCTGCCAAAAGGAGGG GCATTGCCAAGTCCAACGCAGATGGAAGTGTCACTGGGAATGAATGGCGGCACCTGA
- the LOC107849906 gene encoding uncharacterized protein LOC107849906 isoform X2 has protein sequence MLGSEGKDERRKFANEDEYKQWIKQGNRYGNGFLLSDLRRAETLKDIDLPIGAPPEYHYHFADLWMCYSRQLLSTNGMDLDTFPGEGGGDAWTLDLKALGSTDNDVIQINDLAELAIKEYNEESNFHKYELLKIEKVNLRETAYAEYFMTVKVRNLTLGIAQRNGDESVTEWRWNEWHLNSNCRFTLSIRFLNFVVVENISVSVFVSFFYL, from the exons ATGTTGGGATCAGAAGGCAAGGATGAAAGGAGGAAGTTCGCGAATGAGGACGAGTATAAGCAGTGGATTAAACAAGGCAATAGATATGGCAACGGGTTTTTACTATCCGACCTGCGAAGAGCTGAGACTTTGAAAGATATAGATCTTCCTATAGGCGCTCCGCCCGAGTATCACTATCATTTTGCAGATTTGTGGATGTGTTACAGTCGTCAACTTTTATCAACCAAT GGTATGGACCTTGATACTTTTCCTGGTGAGGGTGGTGGTGATGCATGGACGTTGGACTTAAAGGCACTCGGTAGTACAGACAATGATGTTATTCAAATCAACGATTTGGCTGAACTTGCTATAAAGGAATACAATGAAGAGTCCAAT TTTCACAAGTACGAGTTGTTGAAGATTGAGAAAGTGAATTTACGCGAGACAGCATACGCTGAATATTTCATGACTGTTAAAGTCAGGAATCTCACTCTTG GCATTGCCCAGCGTAACGGAGATGAAAGTGTGACTGAATGGAGATGGAATGAATGGCACCTGAACTCTAATTGTCGTTTTACTTTATCTATAAGATTTCTAAACTTTGTAGTGGTTGAGAACATTTCAGTATCTGTATTTGTAAGTTTTTTTTACCTTTAA